TGTAGCCCGGCCCCACGAAACTCATATTTTTGAGGCCCTTGATAAGGATAAAATAAAATATGGACGTCAGGGAAACGCTTCCAAAAACGCCAATAAAGTATCGAATATACTTCTTGTAGCCAAAGGAGAAAACCAGGCGCGTCACATACTGCACCGCAAGGCCAACTACAAAAGCGATGGCCACCGAGAGGAAAATGCCCAAAATCACCGTCAGAGCCTTAGAGGTGTTGATGAGGTTTCCCAGTTCCAGGGTATCGTCAGAAAGAATTTTGATACTGGCGATAGCCACAGAGGCGCCCAAAAGTTCAAAGACCATTGATACCGTAGTTGATGTCGGCATACCGTAGGAATTGAATATGTCAAGGAGGATCACATCGGTAAACATCACCGCCGCATATACGCACATAAGTTCTGCAAAGGTGTAATACTGGGGCATATAAATGCCATGCCGTGCGATATCCATCATGCCACTACTGAATGTGGCGCCACAAAAGACTCCTACCGCAGCAAAGATCATCAGGGTTTTATACTTAAATGCCTTGCTTCCTACGGCGGAACTCAAGAAATTCACGGCATCGTTACTGACACCCACGAACAAGTCCATCAAGGCGAGCAGAAGCAGCATTGCCACAAGGATGATATAAAACGTAGTCATAAAATCTCCTAGGCGACAAACTAAAAAGCCTTGCGACAATACGCAAGGCGATGGAATGAGGTTTTCCAAAGGTTTTATTAGGACTTTACAAAGGCTTTACGCCGCTTTACACAGATTTTACTTTTTGCGGTGTAGTAAGTTATAAAGGCCCAAAAAGAAGTCGACAAGTGGGTGAAACAGGCTTATTGTTTCCATTCTTCGGTGATGGTGCAGAAAAAGTCCTCGCTCCAAAGATTTAGTTTGTCGCTATCGGCAATGAACGGGCGGACATCCCTTTTCGCCTCCTCGAAATCGACGGAGTGGAAACGTTCCTTTAGTAGATCCTTGAGTCCATCAAAAGTCAAGGAGTCCGAACTTTTCCAGTGCCCGGTCTGTTCCATTCTCTTTTGCAGGTGCGGCAGGTTTACGCCTGTGTTCTGCGAGATATACCATACAAAGTCGTAGAAATCGCGACCCTTGACCCTGTTTTTCCATCCGCGACAAAGTAACGCGTGGAGTTTGCCCGCAAAAAGCGAGGGCTTGTCGTAGAGGCGAACCATGAAAGGCGATGGCAGCAGCCGATACTTGCTTTCGTAGGTGGCTGACTCTGGCGGATTCGTATCCACCTCGAATTTGATTTTCAGGATTTCGTTCCCGGGAACGGGCAAGGGAGAGTGCTTTGCGGGAACAATTTTAAGCAAGTGCTTAAGCGTGTTGCCCTTGAGAAAGGCCGACTGCACCGGAGATCCGTGCGGCTTGCTTTTCGCTTCGACTGACATCTCCAGGCCGACAGAGTAGAGTTCTTCTTCAAGCACGCCAAAATAACGTGAAAGTTCGAAACCTTCGTCTGGCTTAATCAACGAAAAGTCCAGGTCCTCCGAAAAACGGTCCAGCCCATAGAATATGCGGAGCGCCGTGCCGCCATAGAAGGCTGCCTTGTCGAAGAACCCTCCACGTGAAAGTCCGCACAGGGCGACTTCCTGCGAAATTTCCTTGAGGGCGTTCCTGTAGTCCGAAACATTTTTGCAATTATATTTCGCAAGCATTGAATCAAGTACGTGAGCCATGCCTACCTCATCTTGGACAGTATTTGTAGATTCTTCTTTCTGTACAGGGGGGCAACCTTTTCGATGAAGTCAAAATCCAGGTTCCGAAAATCACCGACTTCGATGCGCAAGTTTTCGAACAGGAACGTTTCCATGGCGCGCTTACCTGCAATCGGGTGCTCTTTGTAGAGCTTGTCGCAAAGGGCCTTTTCGCAGGTGGCCATTGCGTAGGGCCTGTCTTCTGCGTTTTCGATGTTGACTCCGTGCGGAAAGACATCGGGCGGGACATCGGAATACGAAAACTCGCCGAAGGGCGTCTTGTACAGTTTAGTCTTGTTCTTCTTGAACGATGCGGAAGTAAAAAGATGCACGGCCTCGGGAATGAGCCCGTGCCTCGAAAGAGCGTA
Above is a window of Fibrobacter sp. UWH4 DNA encoding:
- a CDS encoding nucleotidyl transferase AbiEii/AbiGii toxin family protein: MAHVLDSMLAKYNCKNVSDYRNALKEISQEVALCGLSRGGFFDKAAFYGGTALRIFYGLDRFSEDLDFSLIKPDEGFELSRYFGVLEEELYSVGLEMSVEAKSKPHGSPVQSAFLKGNTLKHLLKIVPAKHSPLPVPGNEILKIKFEVDTNPPESATYESKYRLLPSPFMVRLYDKPSLFAGKLHALLCRGWKNRVKGRDFYDFVWYISQNTGVNLPHLQKRMEQTGHWKSSDSLTFDGLKDLLKERFHSVDFEEAKRDVRPFIADSDKLNLWSEDFFCTITEEWKQ